A genomic segment from Actinoplanes sichuanensis encodes:
- a CDS encoding toxin-antitoxin system HicB family antitoxin, whose protein sequence is MDLTPYLDGLRADLAAVAAPAGPETVRAAELLGGALESSARLALLEALSDAAAEITTRLSGPVVEVRLRGREADLVVTGAAPDVPEPPPPAVTDTGGDLARLTLRMPESLKAHVEQTAAAEGVSVNAWLVRAVTTAIRGGRPGGSGGRRVTGFFQA, encoded by the coding sequence ATGGATTTGACGCCATACCTCGACGGGCTTCGCGCCGATCTCGCCGCCGTCGCGGCGCCCGCCGGGCCGGAGACCGTCCGCGCCGCCGAACTCCTCGGCGGCGCGCTCGAATCGTCCGCCCGGCTGGCCCTGCTCGAAGCCCTCTCCGACGCCGCCGCCGAGATCACCACCCGGCTCAGCGGACCGGTCGTCGAGGTCCGGCTCCGCGGCCGCGAGGCCGACCTCGTCGTCACCGGCGCCGCCCCGGACGTTCCGGAGCCTCCGCCGCCGGCCGTCACCGACACCGGCGGTGATCTCGCGCGACTCACCCTTCGCATGCCGGAGAGCCTCAAGGCCCACGTCGAGCAGACCGCGGCCGCCGAAGGCGTCTCGGTCAACGCCTGGCTGGTCCGGGCGGTCACCACCGCCATACGCGGCGGCCGCCCCGGTGGCTCCGGCGGCCGCCGCGTCACCGGCTTCTTCCAGGCCTGA
- a CDS encoding PAC2 family protein, producing the protein MTEFDGLPLLRSPVAIAAFEGWNDAADASTAAVEHLEQVWEAREVTSIDPEDFYDFQVSRPTITMAEGETRKIEWPTTRFTVASPPGSDRDVVLIRGIEPSMRWRTFCENVLEICHSLEVNRIVLLGALLADVPYTRPLPISGTASDRDTAEKYKVVPTRYDGPTGIVGVLQEAATRAELDALSFWVHVPHYANNPPCPKATLSLLSRIEDVLDLPVPMADLAEQADEWEKRVRAAAEQDAELGEYVRELEERVGDAGIQPLTGDEIASEFEKYLRRRGGSAGPTAGSW; encoded by the coding sequence ATGACTGAGTTCGACGGCCTTCCGCTGCTCCGCTCCCCCGTGGCCATCGCCGCCTTCGAGGGCTGGAACGATGCTGCGGACGCTTCGACCGCGGCCGTGGAACATCTCGAGCAGGTCTGGGAAGCCCGCGAGGTCACCAGCATCGACCCCGAGGACTTCTACGACTTCCAGGTCAGCCGGCCCACCATCACCATGGCCGAGGGCGAGACGCGGAAGATCGAATGGCCCACCACCCGGTTCACCGTGGCCAGCCCGCCCGGCTCCGACCGTGACGTGGTCCTGATCCGCGGCATCGAGCCGAGCATGCGGTGGCGCACCTTCTGCGAGAACGTGCTGGAGATCTGCCACAGCCTGGAGGTCAACCGGATCGTGCTGCTCGGGGCGCTGCTGGCCGACGTGCCGTATACCCGGCCGCTCCCGATCAGCGGCACCGCTAGCGACCGCGACACCGCCGAGAAGTACAAGGTGGTGCCCACCCGCTACGACGGCCCGACCGGCATCGTCGGCGTCCTGCAGGAGGCGGCCACCCGCGCCGAACTGGACGCGCTGTCGTTCTGGGTGCACGTGCCGCACTACGCCAACAACCCGCCCTGCCCCAAGGCGACCCTGTCGCTGCTCAGCCGGATCGAGGACGTCCTCGACCTGCCGGTGCCGATGGCCGACCTGGCCGAGCAGGCCGACGAGTGGGAGAAGCGGGTCCGTGCGGCCGCGGAGCAGGACGCCGAGCTCGGCGAATATGTGCGGGAGCTGGAGGAACGGGTCGGCGACGCGGGGATCCAGCCGCTGACCGGCGACGAGATCGCCAGCGAGTTCGAGAAATACCTGCGGAGGCGCGGCGGTTCGGCGGGCCCGACGGCCGGCTCCTGGTAA
- a CDS encoding neutral zinc metallopeptidase — protein sequence MRVRPAMLLALLAVLLTTGCLPVQQPLSRSGQAPTPKGTGSAALGPEGTDTPEEFARDMQAAQAVAEHYWAQRLGDGFEPVAEIIPYEREGEVSCAGQPLPLNNAVYCSAGDFIAYDVNWAFVSFQQLGDAFVYYLLGHEYAHAIQARLGIRKDFTIDQELQADCMAGAYIGDQVRERNLTMEDNDTRELTDGLRSVGDDPGQPWFAPGSHGSPEQRIQSFANGYEDSLDPCGL from the coding sequence ATGCGCGTTCGACCGGCAATGCTCCTGGCCCTTCTCGCCGTGCTGCTCACCACCGGCTGCCTGCCCGTACAGCAGCCGTTGTCCCGCTCCGGTCAGGCGCCCACGCCGAAGGGCACCGGCAGCGCCGCTCTCGGCCCCGAGGGCACCGACACGCCCGAGGAGTTCGCCCGCGACATGCAGGCCGCCCAGGCGGTCGCCGAGCACTACTGGGCACAGCGGCTCGGCGACGGATTCGAGCCGGTCGCCGAGATCATTCCGTACGAACGGGAGGGCGAGGTGTCGTGCGCCGGCCAGCCGCTGCCGCTCAACAACGCCGTCTACTGTTCCGCCGGTGACTTCATCGCCTACGACGTGAACTGGGCGTTCGTCTCGTTCCAGCAGCTCGGCGACGCGTTCGTGTACTACCTGCTCGGCCACGAGTACGCGCACGCCATCCAGGCTCGGCTCGGCATCCGCAAGGACTTCACCATCGACCAGGAGCTGCAGGCCGACTGCATGGCCGGGGCCTACATCGGTGACCAGGTCCGGGAGCGGAACCTGACGATGGAGGACAACGACACCCGGGAACTCACCGACGGGCTCCGGTCGGTCGGCGACGATCCCGGCCAGCCGTGGTTCGCGCCCGGCTCGCACGGCTCACCCGAGCAGCGGATCCAGTCGTTCGCCAACGGCTACGAGGACTCGCTGGACCCCTGCGGGCTCTGA
- a CDS encoding ArsR/SmtB family transcription factor, with protein sequence MSDRLSVIFAALADPTRRAILARLAEGEATVTELAEPFDISLPAISRHLKVLENAGLISRSRSAQWRSSRLEAAPLREATAWMEHYRRFWDDNFTRLDAHLKRLQEDDK encoded by the coding sequence TTGTCTGACCGGCTCAGCGTGATCTTCGCGGCGCTGGCCGACCCCACGCGCCGTGCCATCCTGGCCCGCCTCGCCGAGGGGGAGGCCACCGTGACCGAGCTCGCTGAGCCGTTCGACATCAGCCTCCCGGCGATCTCCCGACACCTGAAGGTCCTGGAGAACGCGGGTCTCATCTCACGCAGCCGGTCCGCGCAATGGCGGTCCAGCCGTCTCGAGGCGGCGCCGCTGCGCGAGGCGACCGCGTGGATGGAGCATTACCGCCGCTTCTGGGACGACAACTTCACCCGGCTCGACGCCCACCTCAAGCGCCTCCAGGAGGACGACAAATGA
- a CDS encoding DUF4097 family beta strand repeat-containing protein, which yields MYEYERTEPVTVSLRALSGRVDVEARPGSTIQVDVTPLRDSSAARDLAAEVEVALDGDTLVVHVPERRGALWRRGHSLAITIKVPEGSVLTGRSAAAAVRATGRYAQVSLDLSSGDSEVEAVDGDARITTASGHLTVRQAGGAVTLKTSSGHLTIGDVNGDVTAGTSSGDIRLGSVGASLQATSASGEIEVGRLHHGQARIRTSSGDVRVGVARGTGVWLDLDTSSGRNVNSLAAPDDDTAPTGATLELKIRTASGDIHVQRAA from the coding sequence ATGTACGAGTACGAGCGCACCGAGCCCGTGACCGTCTCGCTCCGTGCCCTCAGCGGCCGGGTCGACGTCGAAGCCCGGCCCGGCTCGACGATCCAGGTCGACGTCACACCGCTGCGCGACAGCAGCGCCGCCCGTGACCTGGCCGCCGAGGTGGAGGTGGCCCTCGACGGTGACACCCTGGTGGTGCACGTGCCGGAGCGGCGCGGAGCCCTCTGGCGGCGCGGGCACAGCCTCGCCATCACCATCAAGGTCCCGGAGGGCAGCGTCCTGACCGGCCGCAGTGCCGCGGCCGCGGTCCGTGCCACCGGGCGTTACGCCCAGGTCAGCCTCGACCTCTCGTCGGGTGATTCGGAGGTGGAGGCCGTCGACGGGGACGCCCGCATCACCACCGCCAGCGGTCACCTCACCGTGCGGCAGGCCGGCGGCGCGGTCACCCTCAAGACCAGCTCGGGCCATCTGACCATCGGTGACGTCAACGGTGACGTCACTGCGGGCACGTCCAGCGGCGACATCCGTCTCGGTTCGGTCGGCGCCTCCCTCCAGGCCACCAGCGCCAGTGGCGAGATCGAAGTGGGCCGCCTGCACCACGGCCAGGCCCGGATCCGGACCTCCTCCGGCGACGTCCGTGTCGGCGTGGCCCGCGGCACCGGAGTCTGGCTCGACCTCGACACGTCCTCCGGTCGCAACGTCAACAGTCTGGCCGCGCCGGACGACGACACCGCACCGACCGGAGCCACCCTCGAACTGAAGATCCGAACCGCCTCCGGCGACATCCACGTCCAGCGCGCCGCCTGA
- a CDS encoding SRPBCC family protein, with amino-acid sequence MTDLVITRIFDAPRELVYRAFTDPDQLAAWFGPVGWSVPRDTVDIDVRPGGKQVFTMVNDADPSMSSPVNATFVEVVENELLVGEEDISHIPDFGADKLRLTIEFHDEEGGRTRLVLTQSPFPTEMADGAREGWGSSFTKLDKILS; translated from the coding sequence ATGACCGATCTCGTCATCACCCGCATCTTCGACGCCCCGCGCGAACTGGTGTATCGGGCCTTCACCGACCCCGATCAACTCGCCGCCTGGTTCGGCCCGGTCGGCTGGTCGGTGCCCCGCGACACCGTCGACATCGACGTCCGGCCCGGCGGCAAGCAGGTCTTCACCATGGTCAACGACGCCGACCCGTCGATGTCGTCGCCGGTCAACGCCACGTTCGTCGAGGTCGTGGAGAACGAACTGCTCGTCGGTGAGGAGGACATCAGCCACATCCCGGACTTCGGCGCCGACAAACTGCGCCTCACCATCGAATTCCACGATGAGGAGGGCGGCCGCACCCGCCTGGTCCTGACCCAGAGCCCGTTCCCCACCGAGATGGCCGACGGCGCTCGCGAAGGCTGGGGCTCCAGCTTCACCAAGCTCGACAAAATCCTTTCCTGA
- a CDS encoding helix-turn-helix domain-containing protein: MSAARDDLPAVSRRRVRLALRAARERSGLSQAEVAKKLGWSLSKVQRIELGEVAVSPIDLRALIVDVYGLTDVERIAELTEEARIARRERYWTAPEHRDHLTPGLIQLLQFELAATSICEFQSTLVPGHLQTQEFAEATLGWYGLELTDEQRRVRRDVRLARRERVIERDGAPEYRLLFDESALWRIIGDMATTADQFEDLAEAATRPNVHLRVLPMDRGALMGMFGVFSVLRLGPDRDDAVVYRESYLRDALTEDVSEVLYHIDIFERFWQQALDEHASRALVLARVYDIRARIARDNDHGTNHGKEQDTRG; this comes from the coding sequence ATGTCGGCTGCGCGCGACGACCTGCCCGCCGTCTCCCGGCGGCGGGTACGGCTGGCGTTGCGCGCGGCCCGGGAGCGCAGCGGGCTCAGCCAGGCCGAGGTCGCCAAGAAGCTCGGCTGGTCACTCTCCAAGGTGCAGCGCATCGAGCTGGGCGAGGTGGCCGTCTCGCCCATTGATCTGCGCGCACTCATCGTGGACGTCTACGGCCTGACCGACGTGGAGCGGATCGCCGAGCTCACCGAGGAGGCGCGGATCGCTCGTCGTGAGCGCTACTGGACGGCTCCCGAGCACCGCGATCATCTGACGCCGGGTCTGATCCAGTTGCTGCAGTTCGAGCTCGCGGCCACCTCCATCTGCGAGTTCCAGTCCACTCTGGTGCCCGGGCACCTCCAGACACAGGAGTTCGCCGAGGCCACTCTGGGGTGGTACGGGTTGGAGCTCACCGACGAGCAGCGTCGCGTGCGGCGGGACGTGCGGCTGGCCCGCCGGGAGCGGGTGATCGAGCGCGACGGGGCCCCGGAATACCGGCTGCTCTTCGATGAGTCCGCGTTGTGGCGGATCATCGGCGACATGGCGACGACGGCCGACCAATTCGAGGATCTCGCCGAGGCTGCCACCCGGCCCAACGTGCATCTGCGGGTGCTGCCGATGGACCGGGGCGCGCTGATGGGCATGTTCGGGGTCTTCTCGGTGCTCCGGCTCGGCCCCGACCGTGACGACGCGGTCGTTTATCGCGAGTCCTACCTCCGTGACGCATTGACCGAGGATGTTTCGGAAGTCCTGTACCACATCGATATCTTCGAACGGTTCTGGCAGCAGGCGCTCGACGAGCACGCCAGTCGTGCGCTTGTTCTCGCGCGCGTTTACGACATTCGCGCCCGCATTGCCAGAGACAATGACCATGGCACAAATCATGGCAAGGAACAGGACACGAGAGGTTGA
- a CDS encoding HAD family hydrolase: MLFDMDGTLVDSERIWGVALSELAVHAGGVLSDSARLAMVGTSMARSMELFRDDLGQLGRPEAPDVEWLTVRVQELFAGGLVWRPGAMELLHAVRAAGIPTALVTSTGRRLVEVALRTLGPENFDVVVCGDEVERPKPDPEPYRTAAGLLGVPISACVAIEDSPSGVASAAAAGAVVLAVPAELELTPVDGVHLRSTLTGVDPAFLAALLTAV, encoded by the coding sequence GTGCTCTTCGACATGGATGGAACGCTGGTCGACAGCGAGCGGATCTGGGGCGTGGCCCTCAGCGAGCTCGCCGTCCACGCCGGTGGTGTCCTCTCCGACTCCGCCCGACTGGCCATGGTCGGCACCAGCATGGCCCGCAGCATGGAGTTGTTCCGCGACGACCTCGGGCAGCTCGGGCGGCCGGAGGCGCCCGACGTCGAGTGGCTGACCGTGCGGGTCCAGGAGCTGTTCGCCGGCGGGCTGGTCTGGCGGCCCGGGGCGATGGAGCTGCTGCACGCGGTCCGGGCGGCGGGCATTCCGACAGCGCTCGTGACGTCCACCGGGCGGCGACTCGTCGAGGTCGCCCTGCGGACGCTCGGGCCGGAGAATTTCGACGTCGTCGTCTGCGGTGACGAGGTGGAGCGGCCCAAGCCGGATCCGGAGCCGTATCGGACCGCGGCCGGCCTGCTCGGGGTGCCGATCTCGGCGTGTGTGGCGATCGAGGACTCGCCGAGTGGGGTGGCCAGCGCCGCCGCGGCGGGTGCGGTGGTGCTCGCGGTGCCGGCCGAGCTGGAGCTGACCCCGGTCGACGGGGTGCACCTGCGGTCGACGCTGACCGGAGTGGACCCGGCCTTCCTGGCGGCATTGCTGACAGCAGTCTGA
- a CDS encoding DUF397 domain-containing protein: MDETTTGWQRSSYCATGTCVEVARFGDVVRLRDGKNPDRPSVGFTRSEWSGFQDWVVAHGKSF; encoded by the coding sequence ATGGACGAGACCACAACGGGGTGGCAGCGCAGTTCCTACTGCGCGACGGGCACATGTGTCGAGGTCGCGAGGTTCGGCGATGTCGTCCGACTCCGGGACGGCAAGAATCCCGACCGGCCGTCGGTCGGCTTCACCCGCAGCGAGTGGAGCGGTTTCCAGGATTGGGTCGTGGCGCACGGAAAGTCGTTCTGA
- a CDS encoding ABC transporter permease: protein MFRATLKSLLARKLRLVLSGLAVILGVMFVSGALVLTDTLNRTFDSIFSDVYAATDVSVTAKPKVEVSEMDGEEVTPSLPASVVETIKTQSGVRSATGRVDADGARVIGTDGKVLTSFGPPRIGSNWTGTDEMMELRSGRGPESPDEIAMNATTAKLAGYSVGDRVPVLTQQPKREFTLVGVWGYTGGRDSISGVQEVAFTTPVAQELMLGEKDAFTSVTVAAADGVTPDQLRDRLTPVLGAGYAVKTGDQLSAESSASLKEGMGFFNQILLGFAGIALFVGIFLILNTFSIVVAQRTRELALLRAIGASRRQVINSVLVEAVVVGVLASVLGLLAGVGAGAGLGALFSGMSGGMDLAPIGVPLSAVISSFAVGILVTVVAAVTPAIRASRIAPIAAMQDVATPDRPLTKLTVTGTVVTAAGAAALGTGLFVADGSTALYLILGGVLVTFIGVALLTPLISRPVVALLGRLFSWSVPGRLGRLNSGRNPRRTAITAAALMVGIALVTGVTVVMDSAKSSLRAEAARILKAQIMISGDQGGPRPPTYDPAVLDKAAAIPGVRAAAGLYNDLVAIGDDRTYVAATEDLSRMAQAYGTTAAKLSADQIAVSAPEAQERGWQTGSRVSIQTSRGEPRTYTVALLFAENELPGSIILPAEAIKGFGITQPVLGFIRLDDGVPVSAVLPQVKELVADSPEVSATDQQTFVDSQAAVFDQIITMIQILLGLAILIAVLGVVNTLALSVLERTRELGLLRAVGLGRAQTMRMITVEAVVIAVFGALLGVAVGAGMGSAVARALKDDGITQIVLPWDRMATYLALAALVGVIAAVVPAIRAARLNVLNAIAHD from the coding sequence ATGTTTCGCGCGACCCTGAAGAGCCTGCTCGCCCGGAAACTGCGGCTGGTCCTGTCCGGCCTCGCGGTGATCCTCGGCGTGATGTTCGTGTCCGGCGCGCTGGTGCTCACCGACACGCTCAACCGCACCTTCGACTCGATCTTCAGCGACGTCTACGCGGCCACCGACGTCTCGGTCACCGCGAAACCCAAGGTCGAGGTCTCCGAGATGGACGGGGAAGAGGTCACCCCGTCACTTCCGGCCTCCGTCGTGGAGACGATCAAGACCCAGTCGGGGGTACGGTCGGCGACCGGCCGTGTCGATGCCGACGGGGCCCGCGTGATCGGAACCGACGGCAAGGTGCTCACCTCGTTCGGCCCGCCGCGGATCGGCTCGAACTGGACCGGCACCGACGAGATGATGGAGCTCCGCTCCGGCCGTGGTCCCGAGTCACCCGATGAGATCGCGATGAACGCGACCACCGCGAAACTGGCCGGCTACTCCGTCGGCGATCGTGTCCCGGTCCTCACCCAGCAGCCGAAACGTGAATTCACCCTGGTCGGCGTCTGGGGGTACACCGGCGGGCGGGACAGCATCAGCGGCGTGCAGGAGGTCGCCTTCACCACGCCCGTGGCACAGGAGCTGATGCTCGGCGAGAAGGACGCGTTCACGTCGGTGACGGTCGCCGCCGCCGACGGCGTGACCCCCGATCAACTGCGTGACCGGCTCACCCCGGTGCTCGGCGCCGGATACGCCGTGAAGACCGGCGACCAGTTGTCCGCGGAGAGCTCGGCGAGCTTGAAGGAGGGCATGGGCTTCTTCAACCAGATCCTGCTGGGCTTCGCCGGGATCGCGCTGTTCGTCGGCATCTTCCTGATTCTCAACACGTTCTCGATCGTGGTCGCCCAACGCACCCGTGAGCTGGCGCTGCTGCGGGCGATCGGCGCCTCCCGCCGCCAGGTGATCAACTCGGTGCTGGTGGAGGCCGTGGTGGTCGGTGTGCTCGCGTCGGTCCTGGGCCTGCTGGCCGGGGTCGGTGCGGGCGCCGGGCTGGGCGCGCTGTTCAGCGGCATGAGCGGCGGGATGGACCTGGCCCCGATCGGAGTGCCGCTGTCCGCGGTGATCAGCTCGTTCGCCGTCGGCATCCTGGTCACCGTGGTGGCCGCGGTGACCCCGGCGATCCGGGCGTCCCGGATCGCCCCGATCGCCGCGATGCAGGACGTGGCCACCCCGGACCGCCCGCTCACCAAGCTCACCGTCACCGGCACGGTGGTCACCGCGGCGGGCGCGGCGGCCCTGGGCACCGGCCTGTTCGTGGCGGACGGCAGCACCGCCCTCTACCTGATCCTCGGCGGCGTGCTCGTCACGTTCATCGGCGTCGCCCTGCTCACCCCGCTGATCAGCCGGCCGGTGGTCGCCCTGCTGGGCCGACTGTTCTCCTGGTCGGTGCCGGGTCGGCTGGGCCGGCTCAACTCGGGCCGTAACCCGCGTCGCACCGCGATCACGGCGGCCGCCCTGATGGTCGGCATCGCCCTGGTCACCGGCGTGACAGTGGTGATGGATTCGGCGAAGAGCAGCCTCCGCGCCGAGGCGGCACGCATCCTCAAGGCCCAGATCATGATCAGTGGCGATCAGGGCGGGCCACGGCCGCCGACCTACGATCCGGCGGTTCTCGACAAGGCCGCCGCGATCCCCGGTGTCCGGGCGGCCGCCGGCCTCTACAACGACCTGGTGGCGATCGGTGACGACCGGACCTACGTGGCCGCCACCGAGGATCTGTCCCGGATGGCCCAGGCCTACGGAACCACGGCGGCGAAGCTCTCCGCCGATCAGATCGCGGTGAGCGCCCCCGAGGCTCAGGAGCGGGGCTGGCAGACCGGGTCGCGGGTGTCGATCCAGACGTCCCGGGGCGAGCCCCGTACCTACACGGTGGCTCTGCTGTTCGCGGAGAACGAGTTGCCCGGCAGCATCATCCTCCCGGCCGAGGCGATCAAGGGCTTCGGGATCACCCAGCCGGTCCTCGGGTTCATCCGTCTCGACGACGGCGTCCCGGTGTCGGCGGTGCTGCCACAGGTCAAGGAACTGGTCGCGGACAGCCCCGAGGTGTCGGCCACCGACCAGCAGACCTTCGTCGACAGTCAGGCGGCGGTCTTCGACCAGATCATCACGATGATCCAGATCCTGTTGGGCCTGGCCATCCTGATCGCCGTCCTGGGCGTGGTGAACACCCTGGCCCTGTCCGTCCTGGAACGCACCCGCGAACTGGGCCTCCTCCGCGCCGTCGGCCTGGGCCGTGCCCAGACCATGCGCATGATCACCGTCGAGGCGGTGGTGATCGCGGTGTTCGGCGCCCTCCTGGGCGTCGCGGTCGGCGCAGGCATGGGCAGCGCGGTCGCCCGGGCCCTGAAGGACGACGGCATCACCCAGATCGTCCTGCCCTGGGACCGGATGGCCACCTACCTGGCGCTGGCCGCCCTGGTCGGGGTGATCGCCGCAGTCGTGCCGGCAATCCGAGCCGCCCGACTGAACGTTCTGAACGCCATCGCCCACGACTGA
- a CDS encoding LuxR C-terminal-related transcriptional regulator, whose amino-acid sequence MGHAADPPGGSGWVGDAGDSGGWSGSVGAREIVIAGEAGDGVEAVDLARRLLPDVLISDVALPRLDGLAVARAVSEARLAVRVLLLTGRDTDEEVLAAITAGAVGYLCKDAPQAELVAAVHAIAAGGAVITPPVLSRMLPRLAGTVTTGTGDATTRLSPLTGREREVLVHVARGRSNSEIAAILGVSDTTVKTHVGHVLTKLRLRDRTQAVVLAYETGLVRPGS is encoded by the coding sequence ATGGGGCACGCAGCCGATCCGCCCGGTGGGAGCGGCTGGGTTGGTGACGCGGGCGATTCGGGCGGCTGGAGCGGGTCGGTGGGTGCCCGGGAGATCGTGATCGCCGGGGAGGCCGGTGACGGTGTCGAGGCTGTCGACCTGGCTCGGCGACTGCTTCCGGACGTCCTGATCAGTGACGTGGCGTTACCTCGCCTGGACGGTCTCGCCGTTGCCCGGGCCGTCTCGGAAGCCCGCCTGGCGGTTCGGGTCCTGCTCCTGACCGGCCGCGACACCGACGAGGAGGTGCTCGCCGCGATCACCGCCGGCGCCGTCGGATATCTCTGCAAGGACGCCCCGCAGGCGGAACTCGTCGCCGCCGTCCACGCCATCGCCGCGGGTGGAGCGGTGATCACCCCGCCGGTGCTGTCCCGGATGCTGCCCCGCCTCGCCGGAACCGTCACCACCGGCACCGGCGACGCGACGACCAGGCTGTCCCCGCTGACCGGTCGGGAGCGCGAGGTCCTGGTCCACGTCGCCCGCGGCCGCAGCAACAGTGAGATCGCCGCGATCCTGGGCGTCAGCGACACCACGGTGAAGACCCATGTCGGCCACGTCCTCACCAAGCTGCGCCTCCGCGACCGCACCCAGGCCGTCGTCCTCGCCTACGAGACGGGCCTGGTCCGCCCCGGCAGCTGA
- a CDS encoding ABC transporter ATP-binding protein: MAATNAGGPVAARADGIWKVYGSGEARVAALRGVSAEFGRGRFTAIMGPSGSGKSTLMHCLAGLDTVDEGTVHIGGTEISTLGDKALTRLRRDRIGFIFQQFNLLPTLSAAENIKLPLDIAGRKADPQWWDTVIGTVGLSDRLSHRPSQLSGGQQQRVACARALMGRPDVIFADEPTGNLDSRSGAEVLSFLRSSVREHGQTIVMVTHDPVAASYADRVVFLADGSIVDELADPTAETVLDTMKRLDAPSDSVML, encoded by the coding sequence GTGGCAGCGACGAATGCCGGCGGGCCGGTGGCGGCGCGCGCGGACGGGATCTGGAAGGTGTACGGCTCGGGCGAGGCCCGGGTGGCGGCACTGCGGGGGGTCAGCGCCGAGTTCGGGCGGGGCCGGTTCACGGCCATCATGGGGCCGTCCGGCAGCGGCAAGTCGACACTGATGCACTGCCTCGCCGGCCTGGACACGGTGGACGAGGGCACCGTGCACATCGGCGGCACGGAGATCAGCACCCTCGGCGACAAGGCGCTGACCCGCCTTCGCCGGGACCGGATCGGCTTCATCTTTCAGCAGTTCAACCTGCTGCCGACACTGAGCGCGGCGGAGAACATCAAGCTGCCGCTGGACATCGCGGGGCGCAAGGCCGACCCGCAGTGGTGGGACACGGTGATCGGCACGGTCGGCCTCTCCGATCGGCTCTCACACCGGCCCAGCCAGCTCTCCGGCGGCCAACAGCAGCGGGTGGCGTGCGCGCGGGCGCTGATGGGCCGCCCCGACGTGATCTTCGCCGACGAGCCGACCGGCAACCTGGATTCGCGGTCCGGCGCCGAGGTGCTGTCCTTCCTACGGTCCAGCGTGCGCGAGCATGGGCAGACCATCGTGATGGTCACCCACGACCCGGTGGCCGCGAGCTACGCCGACCGGGTGGTGTTCCTCGCCGACGGTTCGATCGTCGACGAGTTGGCCGACCCGACCGCCGAGACGGTGCTGGACACCATGAAGCGGCTGGACGCCCCGTCCGACTCGGTGATGCTCTGA
- a CDS encoding site-2 protease family protein: MEQSRAVQGPSPGAGRPVGHVAGIPVHANGSMLLLAVLVTVVYGNYARTELELAQPWAYLVGLGFVGCLLGSVLLHELGHALTARRFDIGVRRITLELLSGWTEMDRDAPAPRVDALVSLAGPAVSLLLGGVATVAALALPNDTVSGQIAFQLALSNVLVAFFNVLPGLPLDGGRALRALLWALMKDRNRATVAAGWSGRVLALITGSLALMLYRLDVITGLGLVFVLLVVLTLWQGAGQSIRLGRMTGRFPLVDLGALVRPVLAVPAGTPLGEAQRRRAEDPRPDVVLAVADSAGSLTALVDPVAAERIPVDRRPWVSVESVARSRDALTTLPLGLTGEQVVRALQAHPGAQYLVTAGEDVVGVLRVADVAAVLEPRRAGRN, from the coding sequence GTGGAGCAGAGCCGAGCAGTGCAGGGGCCGTCGCCCGGGGCCGGGCGGCCGGTGGGGCACGTGGCGGGTATCCCGGTGCATGCGAACGGGTCGATGCTCCTGCTCGCGGTGCTGGTCACGGTGGTGTATGGGAACTACGCCCGTACCGAGCTGGAATTGGCGCAGCCCTGGGCGTACCTGGTGGGGCTGGGGTTCGTGGGTTGTCTTCTCGGCTCGGTGTTGCTGCACGAGCTGGGGCATGCGCTGACCGCCCGCCGATTCGACATCGGGGTGCGCCGGATCACGCTGGAACTGCTCAGTGGTTGGACGGAGATGGATCGGGATGCGCCGGCCCCACGGGTCGACGCGCTGGTGTCGCTGGCCGGTCCGGCGGTGTCGCTGCTGCTCGGCGGGGTGGCGACGGTGGCGGCGCTGGCGCTGCCCAACGACACGGTGTCCGGGCAGATCGCCTTCCAGCTGGCGCTGAGCAACGTGCTGGTGGCGTTCTTCAACGTGCTGCCGGGCCTGCCGCTGGACGGCGGCCGGGCGCTACGCGCGCTGTTGTGGGCGCTGATGAAGGACCGGAACCGGGCGACCGTGGCGGCCGGCTGGTCGGGGCGGGTGCTGGCCCTGATCACCGGGTCGCTGGCGCTGATGCTGTACCGGCTCGACGTGATCACCGGGCTGGGGCTGGTGTTCGTGCTGCTGGTGGTGTTGACCCTGTGGCAGGGCGCGGGGCAGTCGATCCGGCTGGGCCGGATGACCGGGCGGTTTCCGCTGGTCGATCTGGGTGCGCTGGTCCGACCGGTGCTGGCGGTGCCGGCCGGCACGCCGCTGGGCGAGGCGCAGCGGCGCCGGGCGGAGGACCCCAGGCCGGACGTGGTGCTCGCGGTCGCCGACTCGGCGGGTAGCCTCACCGCACTGGTCGATCCGGTCGCCGCCGAGCGGATTCCGGTCGACCGGCGGCCCTGGGTGAGCGTGGAGAGCGTGGCCCGGTCCCGTGACGCGCTGACCACGCTGCCGCTCGGGCTGACCGGTGAGCAGGTGGTTCGCGCGCTGCAGGCCCACCCTGGCGCGCAGTACCTGGTGACCGCAGGCGAGGATGTCGTGGGCGTCCTGCGGGTCGCCGACGTGGCCGCCGTGCTGGAACCCAGGCGCGCCGGCCGGAATTAG